In the Methylophilus sp. 5 genome, one interval contains:
- a CDS encoding XRE family transcriptional regulator, with protein MINPNRLQFARIRRAWSKAKLAKELGIEVRSIQGYELGEYCPEEQRLEAIALALNFPKNFFLGPDLPLINETTASFRSMSKMSATIKNSALSAGTLAFLLNEFIESKFKLPEADLPDLGDLSPEDAASSIRRIWGLGEAPIGNLIHLLESRGIRVYSLAINAREVDAFSVWHNNKPFIFLNTYKSAEHSRFDAAHELGHLLRDRHNMLHGNSHSPQMEREANLFASSFLMPRTSVIAHAPNVPTIDKLINLKDIWGVSLAALAYRMNQLSLFSEWNYRNLCIQIAKKGYRTNEPNPIRREMSQTLSKVFELLKEDGITKLNIANTLNIESDEIDNLTFGLMISGLAASDNPVTTTVHNKPTLTLVK; from the coding sequence ATGATTAATCCCAATAGACTACAATTTGCAAGAATTAGGCGAGCGTGGTCTAAAGCAAAACTTGCAAAAGAACTTGGTATTGAGGTGCGCTCTATTCAGGGGTATGAGTTAGGGGAATACTGTCCTGAAGAACAGAGACTAGAAGCTATTGCGTTAGCTTTGAATTTCCCAAAAAACTTTTTCCTCGGCCCTGACCTACCCCTAATTAATGAAACAACAGCATCGTTTAGATCAATGTCTAAAATGAGTGCAACCATAAAAAATAGTGCATTAAGTGCTGGGACTTTAGCTTTTCTTCTTAATGAATTCATTGAATCTAAATTTAAACTGCCAGAAGCAGATTTGCCAGACTTAGGAGATTTGAGTCCTGAAGATGCCGCATCATCAATTCGACGCATCTGGGGATTAGGGGAGGCACCGATAGGTAATTTGATTCATTTACTTGAATCACGCGGCATTAGAGTTTACTCATTAGCTATTAATGCTAGAGAGGTCGATGCATTCAGCGTTTGGCACAACAACAAACCTTTTATCTTTTTAAATACGTACAAATCCGCAGAACATAGTCGATTCGATGCCGCTCATGAATTAGGGCACCTATTAAGAGACAGGCACAATATGTTGCATGGGAACTCTCATAGTCCGCAAATGGAAAGAGAAGCTAATTTATTTGCTTCATCTTTTTTAATGCCCAGAACAAGTGTTATTGCCCACGCCCCAAATGTACCTACAATCGATAAATTAATAAACCTAAAGGACATTTGGGGAGTATCACTTGCAGCTTTAGCATATAGAATGAATCAGCTGTCGTTGTTCAGCGAGTGGAATTATCGCAACTTATGTATTCAGATTGCCAAAAAAGGCTATCGCACGAATGAACCCAATCCAATAAGAAGAGAAATGTCTCAGACATTGTCGAAGGTATTTGAGCTTCTAAAAGAGGACGGTATTACAAAGCTCAATATTGCGAATACTCTCAATATTGAATCAGACGAAATCGACAATTTAACCTTTGGTTTAATGATTTCTGGTTTAGCTGCGTCAGATAATCCAGTGACAACTACTGTTCATAACAAGCCAACTTTAACATTGGTTAAATAA